A window of Pirellulales bacterium contains these coding sequences:
- a CDS encoding S9 family peptidase yields the protein MVTTTATAKEPLTLDAMFRLARVSDAQISPDSKWVAFVVTTANLEKNSTQSRLWLAPTGEGEPRQLTSTEKHDRHPRWSPDSTQIVFESDRGGDTQLWLIDVAGGEARQLTHLSTEASAGVWSPDGKQIAFVSAVYPEFSALPFAESDAANKKRKEEIEKNPVKARVFDKLFYRHWDSWVEGKRQHLFVLAAAGGEPRDLTPGDIDGVPTSSTFSAGDDFTFSPDGKHLLYTSPPRTDEAWSTNHDIWRVPVTGGEAENLTAGNMAADTYPRFSPDGKQLAFRRQAKPGYEADQWELVVADANGKNPRSLTDALDRSVDAFVWAPDGKSLYFVAEDHAQAPIFRVTVDGGKPAQFAATGGTFSSLTISDRGQLAALQASMSAPAEAVALDASGKARNVSRRNQELLAGLNLPQPESVTVKTPDGKPMQMWLLKPPGFDAKQKWPLVYLVHGGPQGAWDNNWSWRWNPQLWAAQGYMIALPNPRGSTGFGQEFVDQISGDWGGRCYDDLMAGVAYLEQQPYIDTARLAAAGASFGGYMMNWFAGHTDKFKTLITHCGVYNFDSMYSTTDELWFDEWEHGGPPWETRESYEKHSPHRFAKNFKTPMLIIHNDLDFRVPMSEGYQLFTTLQRLGVPSKLVNFPDEGHWVTKPANSRYWHEEVFGWLKQHVAPGGK from the coding sequence ATGGTCACGACGACAGCCACCGCCAAGGAGCCGCTGACACTGGACGCGATGTTTCGCTTGGCGCGCGTGAGCGACGCGCAGATCAGCCCAGACAGCAAATGGGTGGCGTTTGTCGTCACCACGGCGAACCTGGAGAAGAATTCGACGCAATCGCGGCTCTGGCTGGCGCCCACAGGGGAAGGCGAACCGAGGCAATTGACCAGCACCGAAAAGCACGACCGACATCCGCGCTGGAGTCCTGACAGTACACAGATCGTGTTTGAATCGGACCGTGGCGGCGACACGCAGCTTTGGCTGATCGACGTGGCCGGCGGCGAGGCGCGGCAACTCACCCATCTTTCGACCGAGGCCAGCGCCGGGGTATGGTCGCCCGACGGCAAGCAGATCGCGTTTGTGTCTGCGGTGTATCCCGAGTTCTCGGCTTTGCCATTTGCCGAAAGCGATGCGGCCAACAAGAAGCGAAAGGAAGAGATCGAGAAGAACCCGGTCAAGGCGCGGGTGTTCGACAAGCTGTTTTATCGCCATTGGGATTCGTGGGTGGAAGGAAAGCGGCAGCACCTGTTCGTCCTGGCGGCGGCCGGGGGCGAACCGCGCGATCTGACCCCTGGCGACATTGACGGCGTGCCGACATCGAGCACTTTCTCGGCAGGAGATGACTTCACTTTCAGTCCCGACGGCAAGCATCTCTTGTACACATCGCCGCCGCGAACCGACGAGGCCTGGAGCACCAATCACGATATCTGGCGCGTGCCGGTGACTGGCGGAGAAGCGGAGAACCTGACCGCTGGCAACATGGCCGCCGACACGTATCCGCGATTTTCGCCGGATGGAAAGCAACTCGCCTTTCGACGGCAGGCGAAGCCGGGCTACGAGGCCGACCAGTGGGAGTTGGTCGTGGCCGACGCCAATGGCAAGAATCCGCGCAGCTTGACCGACGCGCTCGATCGCTCGGTCGACGCGTTTGTGTGGGCGCCGGACGGCAAGTCGCTGTACTTTGTCGCCGAGGACCACGCGCAGGCCCCGATTTTTCGGGTAACAGTCGATGGCGGCAAGCCGGCGCAGTTCGCCGCGACGGGAGGAACCTTCTCGTCGCTAACGATTAGCGATCGCGGCCAGCTTGCGGCGCTACAGGCGTCGATGTCGGCGCCGGCCGAAGCGGTGGCGCTGGACGCCAGCGGCAAGGCGCGCAACGTCAGCCGCCGCAATCAAGAGTTGCTGGCGGGATTGAATCTGCCGCAACCCGAGAGCGTGACGGTGAAGACGCCCGATGGCAAACCGATGCAGATGTGGCTCTTAAAGCCGCCGGGATTCGACGCCAAGCAAAAATGGCCGCTGGTGTACCTAGTGCATGGCGGGCCGCAAGGCGCGTGGGACAACAACTGGAGCTGGCGCTGGAACCCGCAGCTCTGGGCGGCGCAGGGTTACATGATCGCGCTGCCAAACCCGCGCGGCAGCACAGGATTTGGCCAGGAGTTCGTCGATCAGATCAGCGGCGATTGGGGTGGACGCTGTTACGACGATTTGATGGCGGGGGTCGCCTATTTGGAGCAGCAGCCATACATCGACACCGCGCGACTGGCGGCGGCGGGCGCCTCGTTCGGCGGCTACATGATGAACTGGTTCGCGGGGCACACCGACAAGTTCAAGACGCTGATCACGCACTGCGGCGTGTACAACTTCGACAGCATGTACTCGACGACCGACGAACTATGGTTCGACGAGTGGGAACATGGCGGGCCGCCGTGGGAGACGCGCGAGTCGTATGAGAAGCACTCTCCGCATCGGTTCGCCAAGAATTTTAAGACGCCGATGCTGATCATTCACAACGATCTCGATTTCCGTGTGCCGATGAGCGAAGGCTATCAGCTCTTCACAACGCTCCAGCGGCTGGGCGTGCCATCGAAGCTGGTGAACTTTCCGGACGAAGGTCACTGGGTGACCAAGCCGGCGAATAGCCGCTATTGGCATGAGGAGGTTTTTGGCTGGCTCAAACAGCACGTGGCGCCCGGCGGCAAATAG